The following are encoded together in the Streptomyces rapamycinicus NRRL 5491 genome:
- a CDS encoding phosphotransferase family protein: MNAGNPPGLDLERLRAHLDRERAGLVRGPLRAELIEGGRSNLTYTVTDGTSRWVVRRPPLGHVLATAHDMAREHRVISALHPTAVPVPEPVLLCEDESVIGSSFYVMEFVEGTPYRTAEQLAAIGPERTREVVLSLVDTLVALHSVDPAEVGLGDFGRPEGFLERQLRRWGKQLTASRSREMAGIDELHTRLAKALPASPAPTVVHGDYRLDNVLVNADDRITAILDWEMSTLGDPLTDLGLIVMYSGHPNLADSPISSTQGAPGHPSTDELIQRYAEGSGRDVSGVSWYTAFAYFKLAVILEGIHYRYTLGQTLGAGFDRIGDIVPAFIDHGLTTLQES, translated from the coding sequence ATGAACGCAGGCAATCCCCCAGGGCTCGACCTCGAACGGCTCCGCGCCCACCTCGACCGTGAACGCGCGGGGCTGGTGCGCGGGCCGCTGAGGGCCGAGCTGATCGAAGGCGGCCGTTCGAATCTCACCTATACCGTCACCGACGGGACGTCGCGCTGGGTGGTCCGCCGTCCGCCGCTGGGCCATGTGCTGGCCACCGCCCATGACATGGCGCGGGAGCACCGGGTGATCAGCGCCCTGCACCCGACCGCCGTGCCGGTGCCGGAGCCGGTGCTGCTGTGCGAGGACGAGTCGGTGATCGGATCGTCCTTCTACGTCATGGAGTTCGTCGAGGGCACCCCGTACCGCACCGCCGAGCAGCTCGCCGCCATCGGTCCGGAGCGCACCCGGGAGGTGGTGCTCTCCCTCGTCGACACGCTCGTGGCGCTGCACTCCGTCGACCCGGCGGAGGTCGGCCTCGGTGACTTCGGGCGCCCGGAGGGGTTCCTGGAGCGGCAGCTGCGCCGCTGGGGCAAGCAGCTGACCGCCTCGCGCAGCCGTGAGATGGCCGGGATCGACGAGTTGCACACCCGGCTCGCCAAGGCGCTCCCGGCCTCCCCCGCGCCCACGGTCGTGCACGGCGACTACCGCCTCGACAACGTCCTGGTGAACGCCGACGACCGGATCACCGCGATCCTCGACTGGGAGATGTCCACGCTCGGCGATCCGCTGACCGACCTCGGACTGATCGTGATGTACAGCGGTCATCCGAATCTCGCCGACTCCCCCATCTCCTCCACCCAGGGCGCCCCCGGCCACCCCTCCACGGACGAGCTGATCCAGCGCTACGCCGAGGGTTCGGGGCGCGATGTCAGCGGCGTCTCCTGGTACACCGCCTTCGCCTACTTCAAGCTGGCGGTGATCCTCGAGGGCATCCACTACCGCTACACCCTCGGCCAGACCCTCGGCGCGGGCTTCGACCGCATCGGCGACATCGTCCCCGCCTTCATCGACCACGGCCTCACCACCCTCCAGGAGAGCTGA
- a CDS encoding winged helix-turn-helix transcriptional regulator, giving the protein MSEPATPTRPTAPDGFIADCRARLGFDLLARTWTAVVIFGLREGPRRPGELREAIGGISAKVLNDTLRRLEDDGLVERHRYAEAPPRVEYGLTPLGETLLGPVEALGAWSVAYGEAVVEAQERAERRRGRQGR; this is encoded by the coding sequence GTGAGCGAACCGGCGACGCCGACACGGCCCACCGCCCCGGACGGATTCATCGCCGACTGCCGGGCGCGGCTGGGTTTCGACCTGCTGGCCCGCACCTGGACCGCCGTCGTGATCTTCGGGCTGCGGGAGGGACCGCGCCGCCCCGGCGAGCTGCGCGAGGCCATCGGCGGCATCAGCGCGAAGGTGCTCAACGACACCCTGCGCCGCCTGGAGGACGACGGGCTGGTGGAGCGGCACCGGTACGCGGAGGCGCCGCCCCGGGTCGAGTACGGGCTGACCCCACTCGGGGAGACCCTGCTGGGGCCGGTCGAGGCGCTCGGCGCCTGGTCGGTGGCGTACGGGGAGGCGGTGGTCGAGGCCCAGGAACGAGCCGAGCGGCGCCGAGGTCGGCAGGGGCGGTAG
- a CDS encoding NADPH-dependent F420 reductase, producing MRIGVLGTGNMADALGTQWARAGHELLIGGRSRPKAVALAARIGHGARAGSLREAAGFGEVTLLAVAYEGVEAALDAAGAAEGTLCGRALIDCTNAIVPGRFTLATDGGPGMAERIAARAVGARVVKGFCHCADAVWRMTPPVFADGPLGVPLCGDDEDALEAVRTLVRDMGCVPLDGGGLERARLLESTVAFLLGFWFGGVEPRAALPPLAVQGRA from the coding sequence ATGCGGATCGGAGTGCTGGGCACGGGCAACATGGCCGACGCGCTGGGAACCCAGTGGGCACGGGCGGGCCACGAGCTGCTGATCGGCGGCCGCTCGCGGCCGAAGGCGGTGGCGCTGGCCGCGCGGATCGGCCACGGCGCGCGGGCGGGGAGCTTGCGCGAGGCCGCCGGATTCGGCGAGGTGACGCTGCTGGCGGTGGCGTACGAGGGCGTTGAGGCGGCCCTGGACGCGGCGGGCGCGGCCGAGGGGACGCTGTGCGGCCGGGCGCTGATCGACTGCACCAACGCGATCGTCCCCGGCCGCTTCACCCTCGCCACGGACGGCGGACCGGGCATGGCCGAGCGGATCGCCGCGCGTGCCGTCGGGGCACGGGTCGTGAAGGGGTTCTGCCACTGCGCGGACGCGGTGTGGCGGATGACCCCGCCGGTCTTCGCCGACGGCCCGCTGGGGGTTCCGCTGTGCGGGGACGACGAGGACGCCCTGGAGGCCGTACGGACCCTGGTCCGCGACATGGGCTGCGTACCGCTGGACGGCGGTGGCCTGGAGAGGGCCCGCCTGCTGGAGTCCACCGTGGCGTTTCTGCTGGGCTTCTGGTTCGGCGGGGTGGAGCCGCGCGCCGCGCTGCCGCCGCTGGCGGTGCAGGGGCGGGCGTAG
- a CDS encoding NADP-dependent oxidoreductase: protein MKAISYRRYGGPEILEYGERPEPKVGPDSVLIRVKAAAVNPVDWKAQAGYLEPVLDAVFPVIPGWDVAGVVEQPGPAVTEFQPGDEVIGYVREDFLSRGTCAEYVAAPVRTLARKPRNLSFTQAAGIPLTGLTAYQTLVRALRVGEGDTVLVHAGAGGVGSMAVQLARHMGARVIGTAGERNHEYLRALGAEPTAYGDGLADRVRALAPNGVDAVLDLVGGDALAVSSELLAPEGRLASIADPAVLGLGGHYVFVRPDPNDLQDLTDLAERGALGVEVSAVFPLQKTADAQRLSMEGHVRGKIAITVD, encoded by the coding sequence ATGAAGGCCATCAGCTACCGCCGCTACGGCGGCCCCGAGATCCTGGAGTACGGGGAGCGGCCGGAGCCCAAGGTCGGCCCCGACTCCGTGCTGATCAGGGTCAAGGCCGCCGCCGTGAACCCCGTCGACTGGAAGGCCCAGGCCGGATACCTCGAACCGGTCCTGGACGCGGTGTTCCCGGTCATCCCCGGCTGGGACGTCGCGGGGGTCGTGGAGCAGCCGGGCCCGGCGGTGACGGAGTTCCAGCCAGGTGACGAGGTGATCGGATACGTAAGGGAGGACTTCCTCTCCCGGGGCACCTGCGCCGAGTACGTGGCCGCACCCGTCCGCACCCTCGCCCGCAAACCGCGGAACCTCTCCTTCACGCAGGCCGCGGGCATCCCGCTGACGGGCCTGACGGCGTACCAGACGCTGGTGCGGGCGCTGAGGGTCGGCGAGGGCGACACGGTGCTGGTGCATGCGGGCGCGGGCGGGGTCGGCTCGATGGCGGTGCAGCTGGCCCGGCACATGGGGGCGCGGGTGATCGGCACGGCGGGGGAGCGCAACCACGAGTATCTGCGGGCGCTCGGGGCCGAGCCGACCGCGTACGGGGACGGGCTCGCCGACCGGGTCCGCGCCCTCGCCCCGAACGGGGTGGACGCCGTGCTCGACCTCGTCGGCGGCGACGCGCTCGCCGTCTCCTCCGAACTCCTCGCCCCCGAGGGCCGCCTGGCCTCCATCGCCGATCCCGCCGTCCTCGGCCTGGGCGGCCACTACGTCTTCGTCCGCCCCGACCCCAACGACCTCCAGGACCTCACCGACCTTGCCGAACGCGGCGCCCTCGGCGTCGAGGTCTCGGCGGTCTTCCCCCTCCAGAAGACGGCGGACGCGCAGCGTCTGAGCATGGAGGGCCACGTCAGGGGCAAGATCGCCATAACGGTGGACTGA
- a CDS encoding DUF202 domain-containing protein, which produces MPEGNGTDGSRTRDRDPGLQPERTRLAWRRTTLACAVAASLAGRQTLHSGIDPVSLVVLALVVLAWLAFLALAHLRIRAMHAPRPPALSPRAAAAVVACTVALAVLGAATLR; this is translated from the coding sequence ATGCCCGAAGGGAATGGGACCGACGGGTCCCGAACGCGGGACCGGGACCCCGGCCTCCAGCCGGAGCGGACACGGCTGGCGTGGCGCCGTACGACACTCGCGTGCGCGGTGGCCGCCTCGCTCGCGGGGCGGCAGACGCTGCACAGCGGTATCGACCCGGTCTCGCTCGTGGTCCTGGCCCTGGTGGTGCTGGCCTGGCTGGCCTTCCTGGCCCTGGCCCACCTCCGCATCCGGGCCATGCACGCGCCCCGGCCGCCCGCCCTGTCCCCGCGGGCGGCCGCGGCCGTCGTCGCCTGCACGGTCGCGCTGGCGGTGCTGGGGGCGGCGACGCTGCGGTAG
- a CDS encoding YidH family protein, producing MRLWFAPERLREEGSTPDYRFSLANERTFLAWLRTAMALVGGGFAVDQFLPETGRPLRLALALMLLAAGALCALRAISHWVRCERAMRRGEDLPTSRFPIVLGLAVGVVALLMVIVAAFGWGG from the coding sequence ATCCGGCTGTGGTTCGCGCCCGAGCGACTGCGCGAGGAGGGCAGCACCCCCGACTACCGCTTCTCGCTCGCCAACGAACGGACCTTCCTGGCCTGGCTGCGCACCGCGATGGCGCTGGTCGGCGGCGGATTCGCGGTCGACCAGTTCCTCCCGGAGACCGGCCGCCCACTGCGGCTCGCACTCGCGCTCATGCTGCTGGCGGCTGGCGCGCTGTGCGCCCTGCGGGCCATCAGCCACTGGGTCCGCTGCGAACGGGCCATGCGGCGCGGCGAGGACCTGCCGACGTCCCGCTTCCCGATCGTGCTGGGGCTCGCGGTCGGGGTGGTCGCACTGCTGATGGTGATCGTGGCCGCCTTCGGGTGGGGCGGGTGA
- a CDS encoding NUDIX domain-containing protein: MPDQEPLSANELLDIVDERDRVVGQARRGDAMAHRLRHRCVFIQARDAQGRIFVHRRTAEKLVFPSLYDMFVGGVVGAGEGYDEAALREAEEELGVRGLPEPVPLFSFLYETPEHTWWSRIYEVRCELPVDPQAEEVAWHTFLTEEELTRRLPEWEWVPDGWEAYQRLVEWRREKVER; the protein is encoded by the coding sequence ATGCCTGATCAGGAACCGCTTTCCGCCAACGAACTGCTCGACATCGTGGACGAGCGGGATCGCGTGGTGGGCCAGGCCCGACGCGGTGACGCCATGGCCCACCGGCTCCGCCACCGCTGCGTCTTCATCCAGGCGCGGGACGCCCAGGGCCGGATCTTCGTCCATCGCCGCACCGCCGAGAAGCTGGTCTTCCCCTCGCTGTACGACATGTTCGTCGGCGGCGTCGTCGGCGCGGGCGAGGGCTACGACGAGGCGGCGCTGCGCGAGGCCGAGGAGGAGCTGGGGGTGCGGGGGCTGCCCGAGCCCGTACCGCTGTTCTCGTTCCTCTACGAGACGCCCGAGCACACCTGGTGGAGCCGGATCTACGAGGTGCGCTGCGAGCTGCCCGTCGATCCGCAGGCCGAGGAGGTCGCCTGGCACACGTTCCTCACCGAGGAGGAGCTGACGCGGCGACTGCCCGAGTGGGAGTGGGTGCCGGACGGGTGGGAGGCGTACCAGCGGCTGGTGGAGTGGCGCCGTGAGAAGGTCGAAAGGTGA
- a CDS encoding FAD-binding dehydrogenase, which yields MAYDADVIVVGAGLAGLAATAELADAGRKVILLDQEPEQSLGGQAHWSFGGLFLVDSPEQRRLRIRDSHELAWQDWLGTAGFDREEDHWPRRWAEAYVDFAAGEKRSWLHAQGLRLFPLVGWAERGGYDATGHGNSVPRFHITWGTGPGIVAPFERRVRAAVARGLVELRFRHRVTGLARSTGTVDTVTGDILEPSRAERGSPSSREVTGAFELRAQAVIVTSGGIGGNHDLVRANWPERLGSPPEQMISGVPAHVDGHMLGIAEGAGGRIINRDRMWHYTEGIQNWNPIWPRHGIRILPGPSSLWFDARGKRLPVPLFPGFDTLGTLEHIMRTGHDYTWFVLTQKIIEKEFALSGSEQNPDLTGKSVRGVIGRGRAGAPGPVQAFMDHGADFIVERSLPALVRRMNELTKEPLIDEAELRREIEARDREIANPYTKDLQVTALRGTRKYIADRLIRTAAPHRVLDPKAGPLIAVRLNILTRKTLGGLETDLSSRVLTEGGEPLPGVYAAGEAAGFGGGGVHGYRSLEGTFLGGCLFSGRTAGRAAAEAVG from the coding sequence ATGGCGTACGACGCGGATGTCATCGTGGTCGGCGCGGGGCTCGCGGGCCTCGCGGCCACCGCCGAACTGGCCGACGCCGGTCGTAAGGTGATCCTGCTCGACCAGGAGCCCGAGCAGTCGCTCGGCGGCCAGGCCCACTGGTCCTTCGGTGGTCTCTTCCTCGTCGACTCACCCGAGCAGCGCCGGCTGCGCATCCGTGACAGCCACGAACTCGCCTGGCAGGACTGGCTGGGCACGGCCGGGTTCGACCGCGAGGAGGACCACTGGCCGCGCCGCTGGGCCGAGGCGTACGTGGACTTCGCGGCGGGCGAGAAGCGGTCCTGGCTGCACGCCCAGGGGCTGCGGCTGTTCCCGCTGGTCGGCTGGGCCGAGCGCGGCGGCTACGACGCGACCGGACACGGCAACTCCGTCCCCCGCTTCCACATCACCTGGGGCACCGGACCCGGCATCGTGGCCCCCTTCGAGCGGCGGGTGCGGGCGGCCGTCGCCCGTGGCCTGGTCGAGCTGCGCTTCCGGCACCGGGTGACGGGGCTGGCCCGCAGCACGGGCACGGTCGACACCGTCACCGGCGACATCCTGGAGCCCAGCCGGGCCGAGCGCGGCAGCCCCAGCAGCCGCGAGGTCACCGGCGCCTTCGAACTGCGCGCCCAAGCCGTGATCGTCACCTCCGGCGGCATCGGCGGCAACCACGACCTCGTCCGCGCCAACTGGCCCGAGCGGCTCGGCTCCCCGCCCGAGCAGATGATCTCCGGGGTCCCGGCCCATGTGGACGGCCATATGCTCGGCATCGCCGAGGGGGCCGGTGGACGGATCATCAACCGCGACCGGATGTGGCACTACACCGAGGGCATCCAGAACTGGAACCCCATCTGGCCCCGGCACGGCATCCGCATCCTGCCCGGCCCGTCCTCCCTGTGGTTCGACGCGCGCGGCAAGCGGTTGCCGGTGCCGCTGTTCCCCGGTTTCGACACCCTCGGCACGCTCGAGCACATCATGCGGACCGGCCACGACTACACCTGGTTCGTGCTCACCCAGAAGATCATCGAGAAGGAGTTCGCGCTCTCCGGCTCCGAGCAGAACCCGGACCTCACCGGCAAGAGCGTCCGCGGGGTGATCGGCCGCGGCCGGGCCGGGGCGCCGGGCCCGGTCCAGGCGTTCATGGACCACGGCGCGGACTTCATCGTCGAGCGGTCGCTGCCGGCGCTGGTCCGGCGGATGAACGAGCTCACCAAGGAGCCGCTCATCGACGAGGCCGAGCTGCGGCGGGAGATCGAGGCCCGGGACCGTGAGATCGCCAACCCCTACACCAAGGACCTCCAGGTCACCGCGTTGCGCGGGACCCGTAAGTACATCGCCGACCGCCTCATCCGCACCGCGGCGCCGCACCGCGTTCTCGACCCCAAGGCGGGCCCGCTGATCGCGGTGCGGCTGAACATCCTGACCCGTAAGACGCTCGGCGGCCTGGAGACCGACCTCTCCTCCCGCGTCCTGACCGAGGGCGGCGAACCGCTGCCCGGCGTCTACGCGGCCGGTGAGGCGGCGGGCTTCGGCGGCGGCGGAGTGCACGGCTACCGCTCCCTGGAGGGCACCTTCCTGGGCGGCTGCCTCTTCTCGGGCCGTACGGCGGGCCGCGCGGCGGCCGAGGCGGTGGGGTAG
- a CDS encoding molybdopterin-dependent oxidoreductase, with product MDPNTGAGPDGDGTPVGRRLVLGMLGLGAGAMAAAPWLQGRLETALGAVADKDPTGVTGLLPNGGGFRYYSVTSSVPHKDDGSYRLTVDGLVDKPGAYRLADLRALPQTRLVRDVQCVTGWRVPETPFEGVRLSALLDAAGVRRGAKAVRFTCFDGAYSESLTLEQARRPDVLVTLKLRDKPLGHSHGGPVRLYVAPMYFYKSAKWLSGITVTDEVRPGYWEERGYDVDAWVGRSNGRDDDPTA from the coding sequence ATGGACCCCAACACCGGTGCCGGACCGGACGGCGACGGCACGCCCGTCGGCCGGCGCCTCGTCCTCGGCATGCTGGGCCTCGGCGCGGGCGCGATGGCGGCGGCCCCCTGGCTCCAGGGCAGGCTGGAGACCGCCCTGGGCGCGGTGGCCGACAAGGACCCGACGGGGGTGACCGGACTCCTCCCCAACGGCGGGGGCTTCCGCTACTACTCCGTCACCTCCTCCGTGCCGCACAAGGACGACGGCTCCTACCGCCTCACCGTGGACGGACTCGTCGACAAGCCCGGCGCGTACCGCCTCGCCGATCTGCGCGCGCTGCCGCAGACCCGCCTGGTGCGCGATGTCCAGTGCGTCACCGGCTGGCGGGTGCCCGAGACCCCGTTCGAGGGGGTGCGGCTGTCGGCGCTGCTGGACGCCGCCGGAGTGCGCCGAGGGGCCAAGGCCGTCCGCTTCACCTGCTTCGACGGCGCGTACAGCGAGAGCCTGACCCTCGAGCAGGCGCGGCGGCCGGACGTACTGGTCACGCTGAAGCTGCGGGACAAGCCGCTCGGCCACTCCCACGGCGGGCCGGTGCGGCTGTATGTGGCGCCGATGTACTTCTACAAGTCGGCGAAATGGCTCTCCGGTATCACCGTCACCGATGAGGTGCGGCCCGGCTATTGGGAGGAGCGGGGCTATGACGTCGACGCCTGGGTCGGCAGGTCGAACGGACGCGACGATGACCCCACCGCCTGA
- a CDS encoding cytochrome b/b6 domain-containing protein has translation MTPPPERTTAPPPRAGERDGGSRVLRFSPAERWIHRTTALLLGACVVSAACLYLPALAELVGRRELVVTVHEWTGILTPLPALLGLVSRAFRADLTRLNRFGPHDRRWLRAALRRDHRPQERPAGKFNAGQKLYAGYIAGAVLVMAGTGLLMWFTGLAPLVWRTSATFVHDWLALAIGIVLLGHIGKALADPEARRGMRTGRVERAWAAREHPLWRTDEDARERRQR, from the coding sequence ATGACCCCACCGCCTGAGCGGACGACGGCCCCTCCGCCCCGGGCCGGGGAGCGGGACGGCGGCTCCCGGGTGCTCCGGTTCAGCCCCGCCGAGCGCTGGATCCACCGCACCACGGCCCTCCTGCTGGGCGCGTGTGTGGTCAGTGCGGCCTGCCTCTATCTGCCCGCGCTCGCCGAACTCGTCGGCCGGCGCGAGCTCGTCGTCACCGTCCATGAGTGGACCGGCATCCTGACGCCGCTCCCGGCCCTGCTCGGCCTCGTCTCCCGCGCCTTCCGCGCCGATCTCACCCGCCTCAACCGCTTCGGCCCGCACGACCGCCGCTGGCTGCGCGCGGCGCTGCGCCGCGACCACCGGCCCCAGGAGCGCCCGGCGGGGAAGTTCAACGCCGGGCAGAAGCTGTACGCGGGATACATCGCGGGCGCGGTGCTGGTGATGGCGGGCACCGGGCTGCTGATGTGGTTCACCGGTCTGGCCCCGCTGGTGTGGCGCACCAGCGCCACCTTCGTCCACGACTGGCTGGCGCTGGCCATCGGCATCGTCCTGCTCGGCCATATCGGCAAGGCGCTCGCCGATCCGGAGGCCCGGCGCGGGATGCGCACGGGCCGGGTCGAGCGGGCGTGGGCGGCCCGGGAGCACCCCCTGTGGCGTACGGACGAGGACGCGCGGGAGCGCCGACAGCGCTGA
- a CDS encoding glycoside hydrolase family 6 protein — protein MRLWLHAAVCLAVMLPLGGCRMFESPLRRGGLWVNPDSPAARQAHEREHEGKNGDAALIRQIAQQPVAEWFGPAPPRERARSITESAARTGSTPVLVAYHIPYRDCGRYSAGGARNRAAYRWWIEQFTLGIGDRRAIVVLEPDAVAQLVDGCVPRRLRKARLEMLRDAVALFAALPRVQVYLDAGNPSWIKNPARLVRPLREAGIEQADGFALNVSNFQPTRRTKAYGHRLSTALDKAHFIIDTSRNGNGPLRARGAARHGIRARDRWCNPPGRALGEPPSTHTGDRLVDAYLWIKRPGESDGTCNGGPPAGHWWTKYALDLARNAPHR, from the coding sequence ATGCGGCTTTGGCTGCATGCCGCCGTATGCCTCGCGGTGATGCTTCCGCTGGGCGGATGCCGCATGTTCGAGTCCCCGCTGCGGCGCGGCGGCCTCTGGGTGAACCCGGACAGCCCCGCCGCCCGGCAGGCTCATGAGAGGGAACACGAGGGAAAGAACGGCGACGCCGCGCTCATCCGGCAGATCGCCCAGCAGCCGGTCGCCGAATGGTTCGGCCCGGCGCCGCCCCGGGAACGGGCCCGCTCCATCACCGAATCGGCGGCACGGACCGGGTCCACCCCCGTTCTGGTGGCCTATCACATCCCGTACCGCGACTGTGGGCGGTACTCGGCGGGCGGCGCGCGGAACCGCGCGGCCTACCGGTGGTGGATCGAGCAGTTCACGCTCGGCATCGGCGATCGCAGGGCGATCGTCGTCCTGGAGCCCGACGCGGTGGCCCAACTGGTCGACGGCTGTGTGCCGCGCAGGCTGCGCAAGGCCCGGCTGGAGATGCTGCGCGACGCGGTCGCCCTGTTCGCCGCGCTGCCCCGCGTCCAGGTGTACCTGGACGCGGGGAACCCGAGCTGGATCAAGAATCCGGCCCGGCTGGTGCGGCCGCTGCGCGAGGCCGGTATCGAGCAGGCGGACGGCTTCGCGCTGAACGTCTCCAACTTCCAGCCGACCCGCCGCACCAAGGCGTACGGCCATCGGCTCTCCACCGCCCTCGACAAGGCCCACTTCATCATCGACACCAGCCGCAACGGCAACGGCCCGCTGCGGGCCCGGGGTGCGGCCCGGCACGGCATCCGGGCGCGGGACCGCTGGTGCAACCCGCCGGGGCGGGCGCTGGGCGAGCCGCCCAGCACCCACACCGGGGACCGCCTCGTGGACGCCTATCTGTGGATCAAACGGCCCGGGGAGTCCGACGGCACCTGCAACGGCGGCCCTCCGGCGGGCCACTGGTGGACCAAGTACGCCCTCGACCTGGCCCGTAACGCCCCCCACCGCTAA